One Nitrospira sp. genomic region harbors:
- a CDS encoding PRC-barrel domain-containing protein → MKKIAIVLIGMGLVSLPFGMPAHAEMKPDNPTASSESGSPKPRGATKVGETDMTNTKGEAGGIPSNYTIMPVVRGKKVEVNSEMIGDTVKNPKGEELGKLEQLIMDSETKRIEYAMISIGDTGQMKAYPWSSFKVNKEQGNVVLNVTKEQLGMKATDLSPDISSLQEQLQTLRDSEARKGVREGQNFGDRGATGPQGETSKGGGGAERS, encoded by the coding sequence ATGAAAAAGATAGCTATCGTACTCATCGGGATGGGATTGGTGAGCCTCCCATTCGGCATGCCTGCTCATGCCGAAATGAAGCCGGACAATCCTACCGCTTCGAGCGAGAGCGGGTCACCGAAGCCTCGGGGAGCGACGAAGGTCGGCGAGACGGATATGACCAACACCAAAGGCGAGGCCGGGGGTATTCCCAGCAACTATACGATCATGCCGGTGGTCCGGGGGAAGAAGGTGGAAGTCAATAGTGAGATGATCGGCGACACGGTTAAGAATCCCAAAGGTGAGGAGCTGGGGAAGTTGGAACAACTCATCATGGATTCGGAGACCAAGCGTATTGAGTACGCGATGATCTCAATCGGCGATACCGGCCAAATGAAGGCCTATCCCTGGAGTTCGTTCAAGGTGAACAAGGAGCAAGGCAACGTGGTGCTCAACGTGACCAAGGAACAGCTCGGCATGAAGGCGACCGATCTCTCTCCGGATATTTCATCATTGCAGGAGCAATTACAAACGTTGCGAGACAGCGAGGCGCGGAAGGGAGTGCGCGAGGGACAGAATTTCGGTGACCGCGGCGCCACCGGCCCGCAGGGCGAAACCTCCAAGGGCGGGGGCGGGGCGGAACGATC
- a CDS encoding thioredoxin domain-containing protein, producing the protein MSPSPDRADQTLPIRDDDHIVGPDTAAVTVVVYCDFECPYCRHASPIVTRLQDRLRDRLRVVFRHFPLIHKHPLAQQAAEASEAAGAQGQFWAMHDLLFEHQDALAQDDLRRYAEMLRLDLARFERELTGRVHAKRVERDREGGRRFGVKGTPTFCLNGVVHTDEDTLEQLVLRLCGEAPG; encoded by the coding sequence ATGAGCCCATCCCCTGACCGCGCGGACCAGACCCTTCCCATCCGGGACGACGATCATATCGTCGGGCCTGACACGGCGGCGGTCACCGTGGTGGTGTATTGCGATTTTGAATGTCCGTACTGTCGGCACGCCTCTCCCATCGTGACCCGTCTCCAAGATCGACTCAGAGATCGACTGCGGGTGGTCTTCCGCCATTTCCCGCTCATACATAAACATCCCTTGGCTCAACAGGCTGCAGAAGCGAGTGAAGCGGCCGGCGCCCAGGGGCAGTTTTGGGCGATGCACGATCTGCTCTTCGAACATCAGGATGCGTTGGCGCAAGACGATCTCCGCCGGTACGCGGAGATGCTTCGTCTCGACCTCGCTCGATTTGAGCGGGAGCTCACCGGCCGTGTGCATGCGAAGCGAGTGGAGCGGGATCGTGAGGGCGGCCGCCGGTTCGGCGTGAAAGGCACGCCGACCTTTTGCCTCAACGGCGTGGTCCATACAGATGAGGACACTCTTGAGCAACTCGTGTTGCGCCTGTGTGGCGAAGCGCCGGGATGA
- a CDS encoding nucleotidyltransferase family protein yields MRIDEASNAPGIRGQRRGPSTAIIVLAAGASTRMGRPKQLLIYGSHSLLRHAASVAIESRCGPIFVVLGAYASRLHREIDDLQVRSVLNERWADGLGSSIQAGLAALTTSDGSTGDTGAVILMLCDQPYVTAAVINNLVTAYHTAGKGIIASEYDGTLGVPALFGREYFMELATMSGAAGAKRLIAAHASEVVPVPFPKGMTDIDTAEDYGQLRVPWRRSLSSHRPAKGSIR; encoded by the coding sequence ATGCGTATTGACGAAGCCAGCAATGCGCCGGGTATCAGAGGGCAACGACGTGGTCCGTCCACGGCCATCATTGTCCTTGCTGCGGGGGCGTCGACACGTATGGGGAGACCCAAGCAGCTGCTCATCTATGGCAGCCATTCCTTGTTGCGGCATGCCGCATCGGTGGCCATCGAGTCTCGCTGCGGACCTATCTTCGTGGTGCTGGGGGCGTATGCGAGCCGGCTCCATCGCGAAATCGACGATCTGCAGGTACGATCTGTCTTGAACGAACGGTGGGCCGATGGCCTGGGGTCGTCGATCCAGGCTGGATTGGCAGCACTCACTACCTCAGATGGTTCAACGGGAGACACCGGGGCTGTGATCTTGATGCTGTGCGACCAGCCCTATGTGACGGCTGCCGTCATCAACAACCTTGTCACGGCCTATCATACGGCCGGCAAAGGGATAATCGCTTCGGAGTATGACGGAACCTTGGGCGTGCCGGCGTTGTTCGGGCGCGAGTATTTTATGGAACTCGCGACAATGAGCGGCGCAGCCGGGGCGAAACGCCTCATTGCCGCTCACGCGTCTGAGGTTGTGCCTGTCCCATTTCCCAAGGGCATGACGGATATTGATACAGCTGAAGACTACGGGCAGCTACGCGTGCCATGGCGCAGGAGTCTCTCTAGCCACAGGCCGGCGAAGGGTTCTATTCGTTGA
- a CDS encoding XdhC family protein codes for MNELQSIIEAHGAMAQRGLRMALATVVNVAGSAYRRPGARMLIAADGRTVGSVSGGCLERDVLNHAQRVLQSNEPRVVTYDAMSGDDIVWEFNLGCNGIIDVLIEPLPTRGNVDVLAFLADCLSLRHRGIIATLFAVEGPMKATIGNRLLLSGQKPAIHDIGNDALAEAIGNDSRQALADGRSTIKRYELAAGCAQVFIEIVQPPVPLIVLGAGYDAVPVVRLAKELGWHVTVVDPRPGHAIRTRFPLADALIVCRPEEVCKRIPLDRGTVAVVMTHNFLHDAELLMALIPSPLLYLGLLGPKQRAQRLLDGIQNLGVVLSQSRLGQIYGPMGLDIGADTPDEIALAVIAEIQAVLTGRLGGMLRTRERPLHEERHGVEVIPVSGTIQGALSCGYAY; via the coding sequence GTGAACGAGCTGCAGTCGATCATAGAGGCCCATGGGGCCATGGCACAGCGAGGTCTGCGGATGGCACTTGCGACCGTTGTCAACGTCGCGGGATCCGCCTACCGGCGGCCCGGCGCGCGGATGCTGATCGCAGCCGACGGCCGAACGGTCGGTTCGGTAAGCGGCGGCTGCCTTGAGCGCGATGTGCTCAATCATGCTCAGCGGGTGCTGCAATCGAACGAACCCAGGGTGGTCACCTACGATGCGATGTCTGGCGATGACATCGTCTGGGAATTCAATCTCGGCTGCAATGGGATTATAGACGTGCTCATTGAGCCTCTTCCCACCAGGGGAAACGTAGACGTGCTGGCCTTCCTTGCCGACTGTCTCTCTCTGAGGCACAGAGGAATTATCGCAACCCTGTTTGCTGTGGAAGGCCCTATGAAGGCGACGATCGGCAATCGGTTGCTGCTGAGCGGACAGAAGCCTGCGATCCATGACATCGGGAATGATGCTCTGGCGGAGGCGATCGGGAACGACTCCCGGCAGGCGCTTGCAGACGGTCGTTCGACAATCAAGAGGTATGAGCTGGCCGCAGGGTGCGCTCAGGTGTTCATCGAGATTGTTCAGCCACCGGTCCCCCTCATTGTGTTGGGTGCGGGATACGATGCGGTACCTGTTGTCCGGCTTGCGAAGGAATTGGGGTGGCACGTGACCGTGGTCGATCCTCGCCCAGGTCACGCGATCCGGACGCGGTTTCCCTTAGCGGATGCGCTGATCGTCTGCCGGCCGGAGGAGGTCTGTAAGCGCATTCCGTTAGATCGAGGCACAGTCGCGGTGGTGATGACCCATAACTTTCTTCATGACGCCGAACTGCTGATGGCGTTGATCCCGTCGCCGCTGCTATACCTCGGTCTGCTCGGGCCCAAGCAGAGGGCTCAGAGATTGTTGGACGGAATTCAGAACCTAGGCGTCGTCCTGAGCCAAAGCCGACTGGGCCAGATCTATGGTCCCATGGGTCTCGATATCGGAGCGGACACTCCTGATGAGATCGCGCTCGCGGTGATCGCCGAGATTCAGGCCGTTCTCACAGGCCGGCTGGGCGGGATGCTGAGGACCCGGGAAAGGCCTCTGCATGAGGAGCGCCACGGCGTTGAGGTGATTCCCGTATCAGGTACCATACAAGGAGCGCTGTCTTGTGGCTATGCGTATTGA
- a CDS encoding cytochrome c, which yields MTGFSRTHRFVLLGLSLITAVSGCMLRPDGPTDFAGGTRVALADYRESDPTGAPPGVAGADWAARGEYLARAADCIGCHTTPFGKPFAGGRAFTLPVGTLYSTNITPDKETGIGEWTDDEFVHAMHEGIGRNGKRLYPAFPYPAYTLLAREDVLSIKAYLFSLKPVRHVPPDNALWFPFNQRYLMWFWDVLYNPAQRFQPNIDRAPAWNRGAYLVEALGHCGECHTPRTLLQGLDARKKFGGEMIEGWKAYNMTSDRQSGIGAWSDDELADYLSRGHADGRSTAGGPMGLVLNNSLRFLTGDDIRAMVVYLKTVPPIHEPGDLAVVQGRPGAIGPQVGMKGPQHSATTDGDLGLRVFEGACASCHHWNGSGAQSPYADLLGNRTVNDPTGVNLTQVILHGSSLESPQGNMFMPAFGRAYSDAEIAAVVNYVTGRFGARASTLTPDQVAKRRKEK from the coding sequence GTGACGGGCTTTAGTCGTACGCATCGGTTCGTCCTTCTCGGACTGTCGCTCATTACAGCCGTCAGCGGGTGTATGTTGCGCCCGGATGGGCCCACGGACTTTGCCGGCGGGACGCGGGTCGCGTTGGCAGATTATCGGGAAAGCGATCCTACCGGCGCGCCGCCAGGCGTTGCAGGAGCCGATTGGGCGGCTCGCGGCGAGTATCTCGCACGCGCCGCCGACTGCATCGGCTGCCATACGACTCCGTTCGGCAAGCCGTTTGCCGGGGGACGGGCGTTCACGTTGCCGGTCGGCACGCTCTATTCGACGAACATTACGCCGGACAAGGAAACCGGGATCGGCGAGTGGACCGATGACGAGTTTGTCCACGCGATGCACGAGGGCATCGGACGAAACGGCAAGCGTCTCTATCCCGCGTTCCCGTATCCCGCGTATACCCTGCTCGCACGCGAGGATGTCCTATCGATCAAGGCCTATCTCTTCAGTCTCAAGCCGGTCCGGCACGTGCCACCGGACAATGCCCTGTGGTTTCCGTTCAACCAGCGATATCTGATGTGGTTCTGGGATGTGCTCTACAACCCCGCGCAGCGTTTTCAGCCGAACATCGATCGCGCGCCGGCGTGGAATCGAGGAGCCTATCTGGTCGAAGCGCTCGGACATTGCGGAGAATGCCATACGCCGAGAACATTGCTCCAGGGGCTGGATGCCCGCAAAAAGTTCGGGGGCGAGATGATCGAGGGATGGAAGGCCTACAACATGACGTCCGACCGACAGTCCGGGATCGGCGCCTGGTCCGACGATGAGCTCGCAGACTATCTCTCACGTGGGCACGCCGATGGACGCAGTACGGCGGGGGGACCGATGGGCCTTGTTCTGAATAACAGCCTCCGTTTCCTGACAGGCGACGATATCCGCGCGATGGTGGTGTATCTGAAAACCGTTCCACCCATTCATGAGCCGGGCGATCTTGCGGTTGTGCAAGGACGCCCCGGTGCAATAGGACCACAGGTTGGCATGAAGGGCCCGCAGCATTCCGCTACCACCGATGGGGATCTGGGCCTCCGGGTGTTCGAAGGCGCCTGTGCGAGCTGCCATCATTGGAACGGCAGCGGCGCCCAGTCGCCCTATGCCGATCTCCTCGGCAATCGAACCGTCAACGATCCAACTGGGGTCAATCTGACGCAGGTCATCCTGCATGGATCCAGCCTCGAGTCTCCACAAGGCAACATGTTCATGCCCGCGTTCGGCAGAGCCTATTCCGACGCGGAAATTGCCGCCGTGGTGAACTATGTGACCGGTCGATTCGGCGCCCGCGCTTCGACCTTGACGCCGGATCAGGTCGCCAAACGGCGCAAGGAGAAGTAA
- a CDS encoding xanthine dehydrogenase family protein molybdopterin-binding subunit — MDVERPVNEPKRDPGAVAGGSISRRTFLKVSAVAGGGLLLSFLLPGMAGATTAEQFMPNAFIRIGRDGRVTLIMPYVEMGQGTYTSIPMLIAEELEVDLAHVSLEAAPPDERHYANSIFHIQATGGSTSVRASWEPLRQAGATARLMLLSAAAKTWKVDPSSCRARKGEVIHVTSGRRLAYGALVDRAAKVPMPSHVVLKDSKDFTLIGTSAKRLDSPDKVNGKAQFSIDIKVPGMKIATVAACPVFGGRLVSVDESKAKKIEGVHQVVRLDHAVAVIADHMWAAKQGLAALDIEWDEGPNAGLSTSDIVQQLEAALLRPGVIARKDGDVARAMADAAQKVEVVYQMPFLAHATMEPVNCTVHVRKDGCDVWVGSQVLARAQATVAEVTGLPVEKIRVHNQLLGGGFGRRLEVDFITLAAQIAKQVEGPVKVVWTREEDIQHDVYRPYYYDRMAAGLDDEGMPVAWSHRSTGSSIYARWHPPAFKDGLDPDVLEGAAKPPPPYALPHMLMEYVRQEPPGIPTGFWRGVGPTHNVFVVESFIDELAAAAKKDPVEYRRALLGPSPRAQAVLDLAAEKAGWGRSLPEGHGRGVSVQFVFGSYVAQVAEVRVAKNGEVRVIRVVCAVDCGVVVNPDTVRAQMEGGIIFGLTAALFSEITLKNGRVEQSNFNDYRIMRINEAPAIEVYLVESAEAPGGIGEPGTSAVAPALTNAIFAATRKRIRKLPVTRVE, encoded by the coding sequence ATGGATGTTGAACGCCCAGTGAATGAACCGAAGCGCGATCCCGGAGCCGTGGCCGGGGGGAGTATTTCCCGTCGTACGTTTCTGAAGGTGAGCGCGGTCGCCGGCGGAGGCCTTCTCTTGAGCTTTCTGCTCCCTGGGATGGCCGGGGCGACGACCGCAGAGCAGTTCATGCCCAACGCATTCATCCGTATAGGTCGTGACGGCCGCGTCACCCTGATCATGCCTTATGTCGAAATGGGGCAGGGCACCTACACGTCGATTCCGATGCTGATTGCCGAAGAGTTGGAGGTGGACCTTGCGCACGTCTCTCTCGAGGCAGCTCCTCCCGACGAACGGCATTATGCCAACTCGATTTTTCACATTCAGGCCACGGGCGGCTCGACCTCCGTGCGCGCCTCATGGGAACCGCTCCGCCAGGCCGGAGCCACCGCGCGCCTCATGCTCCTGTCCGCTGCGGCAAAAACCTGGAAGGTGGACCCTTCATCTTGCCGCGCGAGGAAGGGGGAGGTGATCCATGTCACGAGCGGCCGCAGGCTCGCCTATGGAGCCTTAGTCGATAGGGCGGCGAAGGTGCCCATGCCTAGTCACGTTGTGCTCAAGGACTCCAAGGACTTCACGCTCATTGGTACCTCCGCCAAGCGTCTCGACAGTCCCGACAAGGTCAACGGCAAGGCGCAATTCAGCATCGACATCAAGGTTCCCGGCATGAAAATCGCCACCGTCGCAGCTTGCCCGGTGTTCGGCGGCAGACTTGTCTCTGTTGACGAGAGCAAAGCCAAGAAGATCGAGGGTGTCCATCAGGTGGTGCGGCTCGACCATGCCGTGGCGGTGATTGCCGACCATATGTGGGCGGCCAAGCAGGGGCTGGCCGCGCTCGACATCGAGTGGGACGAAGGCCCCAACGCCGGGCTCAGCACCTCCGACATCGTGCAGCAGCTCGAAGCCGCCCTATTGAGGCCAGGCGTGATCGCACGCAAGGACGGTGATGTGGCCAGGGCCATGGCCGACGCGGCGCAGAAGGTCGAGGTGGTGTACCAAATGCCGTTCCTCGCACATGCGACGATGGAGCCGGTGAATTGCACGGTGCACGTCCGCAAGGACGGCTGCGATGTGTGGGTTGGCTCGCAGGTTCTCGCGCGCGCACAGGCGACCGTCGCCGAAGTGACCGGCCTGCCTGTAGAGAAGATCCGGGTGCACAATCAACTCTTGGGTGGCGGGTTCGGCCGGCGGCTGGAGGTGGACTTCATTACCTTGGCCGCGCAGATTGCGAAGCAAGTCGAGGGTCCCGTGAAGGTGGTGTGGACGCGGGAAGAAGATATTCAGCACGACGTGTATCGGCCCTACTACTACGACCGGATGGCTGCCGGTCTCGACGACGAGGGGATGCCGGTCGCATGGAGCCATCGCAGTACGGGGTCATCGATCTACGCGCGATGGCACCCGCCGGCATTCAAGGATGGACTCGATCCCGATGTACTGGAAGGCGCCGCGAAGCCTCCGCCGCCCTATGCCCTGCCCCACATGCTGATGGAATATGTGAGGCAAGAGCCTCCCGGCATTCCCACTGGGTTTTGGCGCGGTGTCGGGCCGACCCACAACGTCTTCGTGGTCGAGAGTTTTATCGACGAGTTGGCGGCGGCGGCGAAGAAAGATCCCGTGGAATACCGGCGCGCCCTGCTCGGCCCATCTCCACGTGCCCAGGCGGTGCTCGATCTGGCTGCGGAGAAGGCGGGTTGGGGGCGGTCTCTGCCGGAAGGCCATGGCCGCGGCGTGTCGGTTCAGTTTGTATTCGGCAGTTATGTGGCCCAGGTCGCCGAAGTCCGGGTTGCCAAGAACGGCGAAGTGCGCGTGATACGTGTCGTGTGCGCCGTGGACTGCGGTGTGGTGGTCAACCCGGACACGGTGAGGGCGCAGATGGAAGGTGGCATTATCTTCGGCCTCACCGCCGCACTCTTCAGCGAGATCACGTTGAAGAATGGCCGCGTCGAGCAGAGCAATTTCAACGACTACCGTATCATGCGGATCAACGAGGCACCGGCGATCGAGGTGTACCTGGTGGAGAGCGCCGAAGCGCCGGGCGGCATCGGTGAGCCCGGTACCTCGGCAGTGGCGCCGGCATTGACCAACGCGATTTTCGCGGCGACCAGAAAGCGGATACGGAAGTTGCCGGTCACCCGCGTGGAATGA
- a CDS encoding (2Fe-2S)-binding protein, whose product MFALNINGEDHDVNVPEDMPLLWVLRDVLGMTGTKFGCGIAQCGICTVHVDGQPMRSCVLPVGSVRGRKVVTIEAIGRTPIGARVQKAWLDLEVVQCGYCQPGQIMCAAALLAATPQPDDADINAAMSSAICRCGTYVRIRAAIKRAAQLS is encoded by the coding sequence ATGTTCGCACTAAATATTAACGGCGAGGATCATGACGTCAATGTCCCGGAGGACATGCCATTGCTCTGGGTCTTGCGGGATGTGCTTGGCATGACCGGCACGAAGTTCGGCTGCGGGATTGCCCAGTGCGGCATCTGCACCGTGCATGTGGATGGTCAGCCGATGCGATCGTGCGTTTTGCCTGTGGGGTCTGTCAGAGGAAGGAAGGTCGTGACCATTGAGGCGATCGGCCGGACACCGATCGGGGCGAGGGTACAGAAAGCCTGGCTGGATCTGGAGGTGGTGCAGTGCGGATATTGTCAGCCGGGCCAGATCATGTGCGCGGCAGCGTTGCTGGCTGCCACACCTCAGCCCGACGATGCCGACATCAACGCGGCCATGTCCAGTGCGATTTGCCGTTGTGGAACCTATGTGCGAATCCGCGCCGCGATTAAGCGAGCGGCGCAGCTTTCCTAG
- a CDS encoding PRC-barrel domain-containing protein, whose translation MKLLGIALAVLVLWTTVALDPAYAARDKSGVLKASNLIGAPVQDIEGKGLGDIKDLVIDPLGGDIVYAVLDFGGFLGIGDKYFAVPWDALSVSENQKYLVLDVSQKVLKDAPGFPKDQWPDMSNQEWIGTVYRFYDLAGPEEGREATRKTKSMIQSK comes from the coding sequence ATGAAACTGTTAGGGATAGCGCTCGCGGTGCTTGTTCTTTGGACGACCGTCGCGCTCGATCCGGCCTATGCCGCGCGCGATAAGAGCGGCGTTCTGAAGGCCAGCAACCTGATCGGCGCACCCGTGCAAGATATTGAAGGCAAAGGGCTGGGAGATATTAAAGACCTCGTCATCGATCCGCTCGGAGGAGACATTGTATATGCCGTGCTGGACTTCGGGGGGTTTCTCGGAATCGGAGACAAGTATTTTGCCGTTCCGTGGGACGCGCTGAGCGTGAGTGAAAACCAGAAGTATCTCGTCCTCGACGTGAGCCAGAAAGTCCTCAAAGATGCCCCGGGTTTCCCCAAAGACCAGTGGCCGGATATGTCGAACCAGGAGTGGATAGGGACGGTATACCGATTCTATGACCTGGCGGGTCCTGAAGAAGGAAGAGAGGCCACGCGCAAAACCAAGAGCATGATCCAGTCGAAATAG
- a CDS encoding GlsB/YeaQ/YmgE family stress response membrane protein yields the protein MTIVGWIVFGLIVGVAAKFVTPGPDPGGVILTILLGIAGALLGGFIGRGLGWYGEDDPAGFFMALLGAILILVVRRKFAGPVRA from the coding sequence ATGACGATCGTGGGCTGGATTGTGTTCGGACTCATCGTCGGAGTAGCGGCCAAGTTTGTGACACCGGGGCCGGATCCGGGAGGGGTGATTCTGACGATTCTATTAGGCATCGCGGGCGCGCTCCTCGGTGGATTCATCGGGCGCGGCTTAGGATGGTATGGAGAAGACGATCCGGCAGGCTTTTTCATGGCCCTGCTCGGTGCCATTCTGATTCTGGTGGTTCGCCGGAAATTTGCGGGACCGGTGCGAGCCTAG
- a CDS encoding S16 family serine protease yields the protein MSDRHTQKRNKQGCRLLGSCLALCCLIAAQVMEAGAWTGQRELLIPILCMTMDREPGGTVAYLVLSFEDRNDRGGLAVHFRTKSGRFSPMAQTSVEQAIRRAAHALRLSTDSWTVMLSLPYNGVTIYGNSLSAMVGLSVIALAEGKFIPTDRTITGTITPDGHIGPVGSVGRKVFAAYEAHLRRVIVSEEHDPTDDEWETPFLMHVYPAGSVAKAYAALIEETVLAR from the coding sequence ATGAGCGATCGTCATACACAGAAGCGCAATAAACAGGGGTGCCGCCTCCTTGGGAGCTGTCTGGCGCTGTGCTGCCTGATCGCGGCTCAGGTGATGGAAGCGGGGGCATGGACCGGGCAAAGAGAGTTGCTCATTCCTATCCTGTGTATGACGATGGATCGGGAACCGGGCGGGACGGTTGCGTATCTGGTGTTGTCGTTTGAAGACCGCAACGATCGGGGCGGTCTGGCGGTTCACTTCAGGACAAAATCCGGCCGCTTTTCACCGATGGCTCAAACCTCGGTGGAGCAGGCCATCCGCCGCGCGGCTCACGCGCTCCGGCTATCCACCGATTCTTGGACAGTCATGTTGTCCCTTCCCTACAACGGCGTCACGATTTACGGAAACAGCCTCTCGGCCATGGTCGGCTTGAGTGTGATCGCGCTGGCCGAAGGCAAATTCATCCCCACCGACCGAACCATTACCGGGACCATTACGCCGGACGGCCATATCGGACCAGTCGGCTCCGTGGGGCGGAAGGTATTCGCGGCATACGAAGCGCATCTGCGGCGTGTGATCGTATCGGAAGAACATGATCCGACCGACGACGAGTGGGAGACGCCGTTTCTCATGCATGTCTATCCTGCCGGATCGGTGGCGAAAGCGTACGCCGCCCTTATAGAAGAAACAGTCCTCGCTCGATGA
- a CDS encoding BON domain-containing protein produces MKTFTLSLIVSRGLATAGFLGCVFVSSYTLTAAETVSPPSVSADNTEKNVRDNDDATLTPADQAQGSQHDVDVTRQIRKALMADKTLSMNAQNIKIVTLGGKTTLRGPVKNVHERERILTMAGKVVGLKNVDNKLETTGP; encoded by the coding sequence ATGAAGACATTTACCCTCAGCCTCATCGTTTCCAGAGGCCTTGCCACCGCCGGGTTTCTCGGTTGCGTCTTCGTCTCCAGTTACACTCTTACCGCCGCCGAAACGGTCTCGCCGCCGTCCGTTTCCGCCGATAATACAGAAAAGAACGTTCGTGATAATGACGACGCGACGCTCACTCCCGCTGATCAGGCTCAAGGTAGCCAGCATGACGTGGATGTGACCCGGCAGATTCGCAAGGCGCTTATGGCAGACAAGACGTTGTCGATGAATGCCCAGAATATCAAGATCGTGACGCTGGGCGGCAAGACGACCTTGCGAGGACCGGTGAAAAATGTTCATGAGCGCGAGCGCATTCTAACAATGGCCGGCAAGGTGGTCGGGCTCAAGAATGTAGACAATAAACTTGAAACGACCGGTCCGTAG
- a CDS encoding PepSY domain-containing protein, producing MKKEMISVGLALLLGAGTAPAWALFESDRALSEKATVSMVEAIKTAEQARPGKTVEADMGKEDGRIVYKIEIVDGSKTHKVYVDAMTGKVHEIK from the coding sequence ATGAAGAAGGAAATGATCTCGGTTGGATTGGCGCTTCTGCTCGGTGCCGGCACGGCCCCGGCATGGGCGCTGTTCGAATCTGACAGGGCGCTCAGTGAAAAGGCGACCGTCAGTATGGTCGAGGCGATTAAGACCGCGGAGCAGGCACGCCCTGGCAAAACGGTTGAAGCCGATATGGGGAAGGAAGACGGCCGCATCGTCTACAAGATTGAGATCGTGGACGGGAGTAAGACCCACAAAGTCTACGTTGATGCCATGACCGGGAAGGTGCACGAAATCAAATAG